The Streptomyces sp. NBC_00224 genome contains the following window.
CGAAGTCGTAGGCCTGATCCTCGGCGACCGGCACGGTGACGGTCTTCGACTTGCCGGCGCCGATCGTGTAGGAGAAGCCGGCCAGCTTGAAGGTGAACGCCTCGTCGCCCTTGTTGGTCGCCGTGACGTCCACGCCGCCCTTGGCGCAGTTCTTCGCGGCCGTCAGGGCCGGAATGGCGCCCTGCTTGGCCCAGGTCGCCTTGGCCGCGGCGGTCACCGTGGAGTCGCTGGACCCGGCGAGGATCTGCGTCTGGCTCTTGGACTCACTGGCGAACGCACGGCCGACCGGCACCTGGGTGGTGGCCTGGACGGTCAGCGAGCCGGAGCCCGGCTGGGCGCCCGCGGGCACGTCGAAGAAGAGCTGCGAGCCGTTCTTGGCGGTCGTGGCCGCCTTGCCCGCCTTGTCGACGACCTTGACGCCGGCAGCCTTGAGCTCCTCGGACGGGGTCACCGAGACCTTGTCGGCGTTGGTGCGGACGGTCACCGGGCCGAGCTTGGAGCCCGCCTTGCCGGAGACGGCCGGGTTGTCGAGGGTCAGCGACGACTTGGGCTCGCCCACGTTCTGCGCGGACTTGGTCAGCCAGTCCGCCAGGTCCTTGGCCTGCGCGTCCACCGCGTCGACCTGGGCGTGGTCCGAGTAGCGCCAGATGGCGACCTGGGTGGCGGCGGCGGCCGTGCCATTGGTCAGCTGGCCCTTGAGGCCGGCCGACTTGGCGAGCGCCGTCAGATCGTTCACCTGCGGGTACGAGTGCTCAAGGATCCAGCGGATCTTGCCCGCGTCCGGGTTGCCGCTCAGCGAGGTGCCGCTCCAGGGGGTCTCCTGGTACTTCGCGGCGGGCTGAGTCGGGTTGTGGATGTCGATGCAGTACGTACGCAGGGTGCCGCCGCCGTCGACGACCATCTGGAACAGACCGGCCGAGACCGGCCGGTCGCCGCCCTGCTGGTGGATGACGGCCTTGCCCGAGGCGTCCGGGTCCAGGCCCTTGATGGTGGCGACCGCGCCGCCCTGGTGCTGCTGGCCGGGCGTGTCGGCGACCGCCGTGCCCGCGCCGGCTATGGCGCCGCCGGCGACCAGACCCGAGACGGCGACAGCGGCAGCGAGGCGTGCGGCGCCGCGCTTGCGTACAGACTTGGGTACAGAAAACCCGTGAACGACTGAAAACACAGAATTCCCCTTCGGGCGAGGAGCTTTCGCGTACGTGCGTGGGGGAAGTGCCTCGCCTGCTGACTCAAGTGCCCCGTGAGTAACGGGAATCCTATGGAGGCCGCGCCCCCCGATCCCCTGTCATGCGATCAGATAACCATTCCGAATCGCAATCGTTATCGCTGGCACCCACCCCCACCTGGGGTTATCGACAAATCTCCGGTACGGAACGGGACGTTCAGGGCACTGCGGCAGCCACGGCGGGTGGCTTCGCGGGAGCTGTTCCGCGCCCCTCACCAGGGCTTTCTCCGGCGCCTCCGGCACTCGCCCCAGCCGTCCCGTCACCCCCCGCCACCACACCCGCACCGCCCGTACCGGTCCACGCCGGAGTGGGCGTCGGAGCCGGGGGCGGGGCCGGTGTATGCGCTCGCGAGGCCGGTGAACCGGCCTCCCCCGCCGGGTCCTTGAGCGGCTCCGTCAGGGACGGGTCCGCCTTCACCACGCGCCGGAACGCCGACGTCCCCCGGGTCAGGTCGTGGCCCACCGCGGTCGCCTCGACGTCCG
Protein-coding sequences here:
- a CDS encoding LAETG motif-containing sortase-dependent surface protein, which produces MFSVVHGFSVPKSVRKRGAARLAAAVAVSGLVAGGAIAGAGTAVADTPGQQHQGGAVATIKGLDPDASGKAVIHQQGGDRPVSAGLFQMVVDGGGTLRTYCIDIHNPTQPAAKYQETPWSGTSLSGNPDAGKIRWILEHSYPQVNDLTALAKSAGLKGQLTNGTAAAATQVAIWRYSDHAQVDAVDAQAKDLADWLTKSAQNVGEPKSSLTLDNPAVSGKAGSKLGPVTVRTNADKVSVTPSEELKAAGVKVVDKAGKAATTAKNGSQLFFDVPAGAQPGSGSLTVQATTQVPVGRAFASESKSQTQILAGSSDSTVTAAAKATWAKQGAIPALTAAKNCAKGGVDVTATNKGDEAFTFKLAGFSYTIGAGKSKTVTVPVAEDQAYDFVITGPNGFKQEFKGVLDCKTAGTGTSKPSSQPSPASAGGTSSGSTTGGDLAETGSSSSTPMIAGVAVALVVIGGGAVFFLRRKKAGTAGH
- a CDS encoding single-stranded DNA-binding protein; its protein translation is MNDTLVTLVGNAATRVEYRETATGGVARFRLAVTSRRFDRQKNAWVDGHSSFYTVWAWRTLGLNLASSVAVGEPLVVHGRLRVRDEDQDGQRRFSADVEATAVGHDLTRGTSAFRRVVKADPSLTEPLKDPAGEAGSPASRAHTPAPPPAPTPTPAWTGTGGAGVVAGGDGTAGASAGGAGESPGEGRGTAPAKPPAVAAAVP